One Vitis riparia cultivar Riparia Gloire de Montpellier isolate 1030 chromosome 4, EGFV_Vit.rip_1.0, whole genome shotgun sequence genomic window carries:
- the LOC117913163 gene encoding protein PHOTOSYSTEM I ASSEMBLY 2, chloroplastic: MSTCVCCSTPAILGKSKEGVSNGVVLKPPGSISSSRSMNSRVFGVRASMVDSYESSSNFAKRMEQAWLISQQPRPVSCTSCETKGHVECKWCGGTGFFILGNNMLCQVPSRNTSCVICAGKGSTCCSDCKGTGFRAMWLGEPPVSK, translated from the exons ATGTCGACCTGCGTCTGCTGCTCTACACCTGCAATTTTGGGCAAATCCAAAGAAGGAGTTTCAAACGGCGTCGTATTGAAGCCTCCTGGTTCTATTTCGTCTTCGAGATCCATGAATTCTAGGGTTTTTGGTGTTCGAGCTTCAATGGTGGATTCCTACGAGAGCTCATCCAATTTCGCTAAACGCATGGAACAAGCTTGGTTGATCTCTCAG CAACCGAGGCCAGTTTCTTGTACTTCCTGTGAAACAAAGGGTCATGTTGAATGCAAATGGTGTGGAGGCACAGGCTTCTTTATTCTTGGTAATAACATGCTCTGCCAAGTCCCTTCCCGGAACACTAGTTGTGTTATTTGTGCTGGAAAG GGGTCAACCTGCTGTTCTGATTGCAAAGGAACTGGCTTTCGTGCTATGTGGCTGGGAGAGCCTCCTGTATCCAAGTAG
- the LOC117913162 gene encoding uncharacterized protein LOC117913162 produces the protein MKNQQHHEAMDGLLNLFTKANHDLTLVQHRLEKEFQQIYPHNANPMILVSRIKKLQEDLCSLKEQCQELLAAKQDLIDKARTTLVGNRSLLQRMQAPMGIPLASDSDDPAYANFNQIIDEWTNQVRSRTGDVTHESESEDINKMLFSAIVQSN, from the exons ATGAAGAATCAACAGCATCATGAAGCTATGGACGGTCTGCTAAACCTCTTCACCAAGGCGAACCACGATCTCACGCTGGTTCAACACCGCCTCGAGAAAGAGTTCCAACAGATTTATCCTCACAAT GCAAATCCTATGATCCTAGTTTCTCGCATAAAGAAACTACAGGAGGATCTCTGCTCCTTGAAGGAACAATGCCAGGAGCTACTTGCTGCAAAACAG GATTTGATTGATAAGGCCAGGACTACTTTGGTTGGAAACAGAAGTTTACTGCAACGGATGCAAGCACCTATGGGCATTCCCCTTGCCAGTGATTCTGATGATCCTGCATATGCCAACTTTAACCAG ATCATTGATGAGTGGACCAATCAAGTCAGATCAAGAACAG GGGATGTGACCCACGAATCAGAGTCTGAGGATATTAACAAGATGCTCTTCTCAGCGATAGTTCAAAGCAACTGA
- the LOC117912139 gene encoding DNA-directed RNA polymerases II, IV and V subunit 11, with protein sequence MNAPDRYERFVVPEGTKKVSYERDTKIINAASFTVEREDHTIGNILRMQLHRDENVLFAGYKLPHPLQYKIIIRIHTTSQSSPMQAYNQAINDLDKELDYLKNAFEVELAKHSREY encoded by the exons ATGAACGCCCCTGATCGTTACGAGCGATTCGTCGTCCCTGAAGGCACAAAGAA GGTTTCATACGAACGAGACACGAAAATCATAAATGCAGCTTCCTTCACAGTAGAGAGGGAAGACCACACTATCGGAAACATTCTTCGCAT GCAGCTTCACAGAGACGAGAATGTCCTCTTCGCTGGTTACAAGCTTCCGCACCCTCTTCAGTACAAAATCATTATTAGG ATTCACACTACCAGTCAGTCTTCACCAATGCAGGCTTATAATCAAGCTATCAATGATCTAGACAAGGAACTTGACTATCTGAAGAATGCATTTGAG GTTGAGCTGGCGAAGCATTCTAGGGAATACTAA
- the LOC117912939 gene encoding zinc finger CCCH domain-containing protein 18, with the protein MAEEDEKALEEQLENQLEEQRDSLAVLKEALVSDPTNSELLSVHEELVWAIKDAEEGLFHLKRARLLREADSALHDHKYTAEDVKVEPLDPSDAEAEPLEEQSYHLGSKCRFRYTDGRWYNGVILGLEGLDSAKISFLSPTSENMLICKFFLQQRCRFGTNCRLSHGVDVHLSSLKQYNPTIWEQSLVGSSIWAVSDAKHGIWREAELESWDNELRVGKVVFRDDGSSEKLGTESISLSEYAEMSDGETDSSSEQSDSCDDEEEEGSQGLGFLESTALQRGIQTETAIFAKWENHTRGIASKMMANMGYREGMGLGASGQGIVDPLSVKVLPPKQSLDHALESHENEENKESRGKKRSRGGKRKRDKKFAAAARAKKDKEESRPDVFSLINTQLAMHGEALNGGSAKKQQNKSLGEGKKEDRRALVAYDDEVRELRIRVEKLEEMVNRNKKEKVVYEAAMRKLNETRKALAEAEAAHASASKAVVGREKEKRWLKF; encoded by the exons ATGGCGGAGGAAGACGAGAAAGCTCTAGAGGAACAGCTGGAGAATCAATTAGAAGAACAGAGAGACTCACTCGCTGTTCTCAAAGAAGCCCTTGTTTCCGACCCTACAAACTCGGAGCTCCTCTCG GTTCATGAGGAGCTTGTTTGGGCAATCAAAGATGCAGAAGAAGGGCTTTTTCACCTGAAACGGGCACGTTTATTGCGAGAAGCTGATTCAGCGCTACATGATCACAAATATACTGCTGAGGATGTCAAGGTGGAGCCCCTTGATCCATCAGATGCTGAAGCAGAACCACTAGAGGAGCAAAGTTACCATCTTGGATCAAAATGTAGATTCCGTTACACTGATGGTCGCTGGTATAATGGTGTCATTTTAGGGTTGGAAGGTTTGGACTCTGCAaagatttctttcctttcacCCACATCTGAAAATATGTTG ATATGCAAGTTCTTTCTACAGCAACGATGCCGATTTGGCACCAACTGCCGCTTATCACATG GAGTTGATGTCCATTTATCTTCCCTGAAGCAATATAACCCAACAATTTGGGAGCAATCACTCGTGGGGTCCAGCATTTGGGCAGTCTCAGACGCCAAACATGGCATTTGGAGGGAGGCTGAACTTGAATCGTGGGACAATGAACTCAGAGTAGGAAAGGTTGTTTTCCGAGATGACGGGAGCTCGGAAAAGCTTGGGACTGAATCTATTTCCTTATCTGAGTATGCTGAAATGAGTGATGGGGAAACTGATTCAAGTTCAGAACAATCTGACTCTtgtgatgatgaagaagaagaggggtCACAAGGTTTAGGATTTCTAGAAAGCACTGCCCTGCAGAGGGGCATCCAGACAGAGACTGCCATTTTTGCCAAGTGGGAGAATCACACCCGTGGAATAGCTTCCAAGATGATGGCCAACATGGGTTACCGAGAAGGAATGGGTTTAGGGGCATCTGGACAGGGAATCGTGGACCCTCTCTCTGTGAAAGTCCTCCCACCAAAGCAATCTCTTGATCATGCCCTTGAGTCCCATGAAAACGAGGAGAACAAAGAAAGTAGGGGGAAGAAGCGGAGTAGAGGCGGTAAGAGAAAACGTGATAAGAAGTTTGCTGCTGCAGCTCGGgctaaaaaagataaagaagaatCAAGACCAGATGTCTTCAGCCTCATCAATACCCAACTTGCAATGCATGGAGAAGCTTTGAATGGTGGATCAGCAAAGAAGCAGCAGAATAAAAGTTTAGGGGAGGGGAAGAAAGAAGACAGACGGGCTCTGGTTGCCTATGATGATGAAGTGAGGGAATTGAGAATTCGAGTTGAGAAGCTGGAAGAAATGGTGAACCGAAACAAGAAGGAGAAAGTAGTTTACGAGGCTGCCATGAGAAAATTGAATGAGACTCGCAAAGCTTTGGCAGAGGCCGAGGCAGCTCATGCATCTGCTTCAAAAGCAGTTGTGGgcagagaaaaagagaagagatgGCTCAAGTTTTGA